Below is a window of Shinella sp. PSBB067 DNA.
CTTCGCATCGGTGGCGCAGTCAGCTATCTGACGTCCGGCTCGCAGACGCAGCGTGCTGATCTAGCAGACTTCAATGCGACTGTCGGTGGTGACTTTGCATACGGTGCGAACGTGTCGTACCTCGTCAAATTCTGATCGGCTAACTTTTATTGGTCAGCAATCGGGCCTGGCGCCATAGCCGGGCCCTTTTTCTTGGTTAACGTTTGGTTGCTCCGAAGCGCCGGAAACGGGTAGTCCTGTGCGGCTCTGAAAATATGTGACGGAATCGCAACACATTTTTTTCCAGAGTTTGCTACACCCATTGGGAAGCGACGAAATGTCCATTTCCCGCCACAAACGGGGCGCAGCGATAGGGGCATGTAGACGCGTGGAACCGCGCCCAAGGGAAACGATGAGCCAGCCGATGTCATTGTCGCCGGAAATGCCGGAAACCTGCACGAAGCCCGTGCATGTCCGGTTCGGCACAGGCAGGAAGCCTTGGCGCGGAATTGTAAAAGTGATGCCCAAGTCCGAGTTGTTGCCGATGAAAGTAGTGGTAATGGGCCTTTGCCTTTCGCTGTCCTCCTGGATGGCGCCGCAGGCTCTCGCATTCGATCCCCAGGCCGGCGTCAGCAAGGAAAGCGGCCCCTTCGACCTCTTCAAGTTCGGTTTCTTCTCCTACAAGGAAGGCCGCAAGAGCGATGCCGTCGAGGCCTACCGCTATGCGGCGGAAAAGGGCCATACCGGTTCGCGCTGGGCGCTCGCCAACATGTATGCCGACGGCGACGGCGTGCCGGAAAACGACCTCGAAGCCTTCAAGATCTACAGCGAGATCGCCCAGGCCGGCGTCGAGCCCGGCTCGGAGGACACGGGTTACTTCGCCAATGCGCTGATCGCGCTTGCCAGCTACTACCGCCGCGGCATTCCCGACAGTCCGGTGAAGATCGACCTTTCGCAGGCGCGCCAGCTCTATTTCCAGGCGGCGTCCGCATTCGGGATCCCCGAAGCGCAGTTCCAGCTCGGTCGCATGATGCTGACGGGCGAGGGCGGTTCTGTCAGCGTGCACCAGGCCAAGAAGTGGCTGAACCGCGCCCGCAACAACGGCCATGCCGGCGCCATGGGACTGTTCGGCAACATCCTCTTCCAGGAGGGCGACACGACGCGGGGCCTTGCGATGATGACGGCCGCGCTCGATCATTGCCCGCCAAAGGACTGTGCCTGGCTCCAGGCAACGCAGGAAGAAGCCTTCTCCGTCGCCAGCGAGGAGGACCGCCGCAAGGGCGTCGCGCTCGCGCAGAGCATCCGCTTCAATCCCAACGAATAATCCACCGGCCCGTGCGCCCCGCTGCGCGGCAGAGCTAGGCGGCGAAATCGAGCACTGCGACGACGGGAACGTGGTCCGACGGCTTTTCCCAGTTGCGGACATGCTTTTCGACGCCGGTCGACACGAGACGGTCCGCGGCTTCCGCCGACAGCATCAGGTGGTCGATGCGGATCCCGAAGTTCTTCGGCCAGCATCCCCCCTGGTAATCCCAGAACGTATAGAGCGGCACACCGTCCGAGGTGGCGCGCACGGCATCCGTGAGGCCAAGGTTTTCGAGGCGGCGGAAGGCCTGCCGCGTCGGGGGCAGGTAGAGGGCGTCCCGTTCCCAGACCTTCACGTCCCAGCAATCATGCGGCTCGGGGATGACATTGTAGTCCCCCGCCATCACCAGCGGTTCCTCGAGCGCCAGCCGGTCCTCGGCAAAGGCGACGAGCCGGTCCATCCAGGCGAGCTTGTAGGGATATTTCACCGGATCGTCGGCCGGGTTGCCGTTCGGCAGGTAGATCGAGCAGACGCGGATCGCGCCGCCGTCGACGGAGAACACGCCCTCGATGAAGCGTGCCTGCTCGTCACCGTCGCCGCCGGGAAGGCCGCGGTTCACCTCGTCGGGGCGGATCTTCGAGAGGAGGGCGACGCCGTTGAAACCCTTCTGGCCGTGTGTCTCGATGTGATAGCCGAGGGCCTCGATCTCGCCGCGCGGAAAACCTTCGTCGACCGTCTTGATCTCCTGCAGGGCGACGATGTCGGGCGCCGACTCCTTGAGCCAGGCGACCAGATTGTCGATGCGCGCCCGCACCCCGTTGATGTTCCAGGTGGCAATCTTGATCGGCATGCGGGTTCCTGTCGGGTTGGTTCAGACCGAGAAGCTGGTGCCGCAGCCGCAGCTTGCCACGGCGTTCGGGTTCTTGATCTGGAAGGACTGGCCGAGCAGGTTGTCGACGAAGTCGATCTCGGACCCGTCCATGTAGACGAGGGAGAGCTGGTCGATCAACACCCTTGCATCGTCCTTTTCGAGCACGAGGTCGTCGTCCTGCTGGTCCTCGACGAGGTCGAACTTGTAGGAAAAACCGGAACAGCCGCCGCCTTCGACCGAAACGCGCAGCGCCTGCATTTGCGGCGCCGAGCCGAGGATCGAGGCGATGCGCCGTGCGGCGGCGTCGGAGATAGTTACGGACTTATCGGTCATGTCTGCCTCCTGCCGGGGTCAAGATCCGGAGAGAATCGCTTCGTGTACGGACGGCGATTTTGTCGCCGGAACGTTCGGACTGCTGCGCACGGTCTGAAACAAATACCTGAAAAGACTTGTCTTTCAAGCGCGCCTTGCAGCCGGACTTGCCGCTATGCACACTATAGGTATGAAGGCATTGAGGCCGCGTCAATGGGCGGCGTGAATGCAGGTGACGAATGACGTTTGACAGACATGCGCTGGGTTTCGGCGCGGGGCAGCGCGCCATCTACGCTTCCGACCCCTGGGCGACGCGCGGGCGGCTCTTTCCCGAGCCGGAAAGCCCGACGCGCTCGGATTTCCAGCGCGACCGGGACCGTATCGTCCACACGACGGCCTTTCGCCGCCTCAAGCACAAGACCCAGGTCTTCATCGCCGCCGACGGCGATCACTATCGTACCCGGCTCACCCACACGATCGAGGTCGCGCAGATCGCCCGCGCGCTCGCCCGTGCCCTCAAGCTCGACGAGGACCTCGCCGAGGGCGTCGCGCTGGTGCACGATTTCGGACACACCCCGTTCGGCCATACCGGCGAGGACGCGCTGCACGCGGTGCTGGAGCCCTTCGGCGGCTTCGACCACAATGCCCAGTCGCTCCGCATCGTCACCAAGCTGGAGCGGCGCTATGCCGATTTCGACGGGCTGAACCTCACCTGGGAGAGCCTGGAAGGCCTCGTCAAGCACAACGGTCCGCTGATCGGCCCGACCGGCGAGTGCACGCACGGTGACGCCGTGCCGCGCCCGATCCTCGAATACTGCGCCGTGCACGACCTGGAGCTCGGCAGCTTCGCCAGCCTGGAAGCGCAGGTGGCGGCGATCGCCGACGACATCGCCTACAACACCCATGACATCGACGACGGCCTGCGCTCCGGCTATCTCGACTTCGAGATGCTGGAGGAGGTGCCGTTTCTCGCGCGGCTGATGAAGGAAGTGCACGACCGCTACCCCGGCCTGGAAGCGCCGCGCTTCACCCACGAGATCATGCGCCGCCAGATCACCGCCATGGTCGAGGACGTGATCAGCTATGCCCAGCAGGCGATCCGCGTCGAGCGGCCGGAAAGCGCCGACGACGTGCGCAAGGCTCACCGGTGCCTGGCGACGTTCTCCGAGGAGATGGCGGTGACGGACAGGCAGATCAAGAAGCTGCTGTTCTCCCGCATCTACCGCCATCCGGACGTGAT
It encodes the following:
- the exoR gene encoding exopolysaccharide production regulator ExoR: MPKSELLPMKVVVMGLCLSLSSWMAPQALAFDPQAGVSKESGPFDLFKFGFFSYKEGRKSDAVEAYRYAAEKGHTGSRWALANMYADGDGVPENDLEAFKIYSEIAQAGVEPGSEDTGYFANALIALASYYRRGIPDSPVKIDLSQARQLYFQAASAFGIPEAQFQLGRMMLTGEGGSVSVHQAKKWLNRARNNGHAGAMGLFGNILFQEGDTTRGLAMMTAALDHCPPKDCAWLQATQEEAFSVASEEDRRKGVALAQSIRFNPNE
- the xth gene encoding exodeoxyribonuclease III — encoded protein: MKIATWNINGVRARIDNLVAWLKESAPDIVALQEIKTVDEGFPRGEIEALGYHIETHGQKGFNGVALLSKIRPDEVNRGLPGGDGDEQARFIEGVFSVDGGAIRVCSIYLPNGNPADDPVKYPYKLAWMDRLVAFAEDRLALEEPLVMAGDYNVIPEPHDCWDVKVWERDALYLPPTRQAFRRLENLGLTDAVRATSDGVPLYTFWDYQGGCWPKNFGIRIDHLMLSAEAADRLVSTGVEKHVRNWEKPSDHVPVVAVLDFAA
- the erpA gene encoding iron-sulfur cluster insertion protein ErpA gives rise to the protein MTDKSVTISDAAARRIASILGSAPQMQALRVSVEGGGCSGFSYKFDLVEDQQDDDLVLEKDDARVLIDQLSLVYMDGSEIDFVDNLLGQSFQIKNPNAVASCGCGTSFSV
- a CDS encoding deoxyguanosinetriphosphate triphosphohydrolase encodes the protein MTFDRHALGFGAGQRAIYASDPWATRGRLFPEPESPTRSDFQRDRDRIVHTTAFRRLKHKTQVFIAADGDHYRTRLTHTIEVAQIARALARALKLDEDLAEGVALVHDFGHTPFGHTGEDALHAVLEPFGGFDHNAQSLRIVTKLERRYADFDGLNLTWESLEGLVKHNGPLIGPTGECTHGDAVPRPILEYCAVHDLELGSFASLEAQVAAIADDIAYNTHDIDDGLRSGYLDFEMLEEVPFLARLMKEVHDRYPGLEAPRFTHEIMRRQITAMVEDVISYAQQAIRVERPESADDVRKAHRCLATFSEEMAVTDRQIKKLLFSRIYRHPDVMRVRANAASILTDLYHAYMDDPQLMQGHYWVDRIATMPESARARHVGDYLAGMTDNYAINTHRRLFDHTPELR